A single Cucumis melo cultivar AY chromosome 4, USDA_Cmelo_AY_1.0, whole genome shotgun sequence DNA region contains:
- the LOC103499174 gene encoding exocyst complex component EXO70A1, protein MDPSLELSETPEQIILRWDSAAPDEVKDKMIFDSDREEIDRYLQAVDEIQRSISSAPISDDHNKADSTMQIAMARLEDEFRHILSSHTTPIEVDSLTDPSPSSRSMSTSASGVFEDENDDEPDLQEVQLDLTGSPSFGSSGRSSYRATTSIREIDLIPSDAVIDLRSIAERMISAGYLRECIQVYGSVRKSTFDSSFRRLGIEKLSIGDIQRLDWNELETKIRRWIRAAKVSIRTLFSSEKKLCEQIFYGIGTAIDDACFMETVKGPVTQLFNFAEAISISRRSPEKLFKILDLHDALTELISDIDVIFESKSAEYIRIQAAEIVSRLAEAVRGTLSEFENAVLREPSLHPVPGGTLHPLTRYVMNYVSLISDYKVTLDELIVSKPSTGSRYSADPSIPDMDFGELEGKTPLALHLIWSIVILQFNLEGKSRHYRDPSLAHLFIMNNVHYIVQKIKGSPELREMIGDVYLKRLTGKYRQAATNYERTTWVNVLYCLRNEGLNVGGSLSSGPAKSLIRDRFKTFNAMFEEVHRTQSSWLIPDSQLREELRISIIEKLIPAYRSFLGLHGHHIESGRHPENYIKYSVEELENAILDFFEGCSVTHNLRRRSH, encoded by the coding sequence atggACCCTTCTCTTGAACTTTCGGAAACGCCTGAGCAGATTATACTACGCTGGGATTCCGCCGCCCCCGATGAGGTCAAAGATAAGATGATTTTTGACTCCGATAGGGAAGAGATCGACCGTTACTTGCAGGCTGTCGATGAAATCCAGAGGTCTATCTCCTCTGCTCCCATTTCTGACGATCACAACAAAGCTGATTCCACTATGCAGATCGCTATGGCTAGGCTTGAAGATGAGTTTCGTCACATTCTCTCCAGTCATACCACTCCGATCGAGGTTGACTCGCTTACCGATCCCAGTCCCTCTTCTCGTTCTATGTCCACTAGTGCTAGTGGTGTGTTCGAGGATGAAAACGACGATGAACCCGACTTACAGGAAGTTCAGCTTGATTTAACAGGTAGTCCAAGTTTTGGGTCCAGTGGTCGATCCAGCTACCGGGCGACTACCAGTATTCGTGAAATTGATCTCATACCTTCCGATGCGGTTATTGATCTACGAAGTATTGCTGAGAGGATGATTTCGGCGGGTTACCTGCGCGAGTGCATCCAAGTTTATGGCAGTGTGCGTAAGTCCACCTTCGATTCCAGCTTCCGGCGGCTCGGAATTGAAAAACTAAGCATTGGAGATATCCAGAGGCTGGATTGGAACGAGCTGGAGACGAAGATCAGAAGGTGGATTAGAGCAGCTAAGGTTTCTATTAGGACTTTGTTTTCCAGTGAGAAGAAACTTTGCGAGCAAATTTTTTATGGCATAGGGACCGCCATAGATGATGCTTGTTTCATGGAGACCGTAAAAGGTCCTGTGACTCAGTTGTTCAATTTCGCAGAGGCGATCAGTATAAGCCGCAGATCGCCGGAGAAGCTGTTCAAGATTCTAGACCTCCACGATGCCTTGACGGAGTTGATATCTGACATTGATGTGATATTCGAATCAAAATCCGCGGAGTATATTCGGATTCAGGCCGCGGAGATAGTGTCGCGGCTAGCGGAGGCCGTCAGAGGGACTTTATCGGAGTTTGAAAATGCAGTGCTGCGAGAGCCGTCGCTGCATCCAGTTCCCGGCGGGACGCTTCATCCGTTGACAAGGTACGTAATGAACTATGTGAGTCTGATTTCGGACTACAAAGTGACCTTAGACGAGCTCATCGTGTCCAAACCATCGACGGGCTCGAGGTACTCGGCCGACCCCTCGATTCCAGATATGGACTTCGGTGAGCTAGAGGGAAAAACGCCATTAGCGCTCCATCTTATATGGAGTATCGTGATTCTGCAATTCAACTTGGAGGGCAAGTCCAGGCACTACAGAGACCCTTCTCTAGCTCATCTCTTCATCATGAACAACGTTCATTACATCGTTCAAAAGATAAAAGGATCCCCGGAGTTGCGAGAAATGATCGGAGATGTTTATCTGAAAAGACTTACCGGGAAGTATCGACAGGCGGCGACAAACTACGAGAGAACAACGTGGGTGAATGTGCTGTATTGCCTACGAAACGAAGGGTTGAATGTGGGGGGGAGCTTATCTTCCGGCCCTGCAAAGAGCCTAATTAGAGATAGATTCAAGACTTTCAACGCCATGTTTGAGGAGGTTCACCGGACACAATCATCATGGTTGATACCAGATTCTCAGCTGAGGGAGGAGCTACGCATATCCATAATTGAGAAGTTGATCCCAGCTTACAGGTCGTTTCTTGGCCTCCATGGCCACCACATAGAGAGTGGAAGACACCCCGAAAATTACATCAAATACTCGGTTGAGGAACTCGAAAATGCCATCTTGGATTTCTTTGAGGGTTGCTCTGTAACCCATAACTTGAGAAGGAGATCTCACTGA